The stretch of DNA TCTCGCCCGCCGGGGCTGGGATCGAGCCCAGGTTCACCAGCGCCTGGCGCAACGCCTCGTCCACTTGGCCCTGCCAGGTCTCGGTGCGCAGATAGTCGCCGTAGGACACCCGGCCGCCCGCGCCGAAGGACCCCGATTCCTGCCGGTCGCCTTCGCCGACGACCACCGACACGTTGAAGCGGACCAGCGGGCGGACATCGGCCACGCGCAACCCGTCGGGGCGCAGGATCTGCACCGCCTGCCACTCGCCCGACAGCGACACCGACACCTGCCGCACCCGCGGGTCGCGGGACCGGGCATAGGCGTCGACGGCGGCCAGAACCGCCACCTTGTCGGCGAAGGGGACCTGGGACAGCGGGTTGTCGTCGCCGTAGAGGCGCCGGTTGGTGCCGGCCGGCGGGGTCGCCAGGGTGCCGCTGTGGCCCGCGCGCACGGCCTTGACCGTGTCGCCGGCCCGCCGGATCGCGTCCTCGGACAGGACCGAGGCATGGGCGTACCCGGTCGCCTCGCCGGCGATGGCGCGCAGGCCGAAACCCTGCTGCACGTCGAAGGACGCGCTGCGCAGCTTGCCGTCGTCCCACACCAGCGCTTCGGACTGGGTGTATTCCAGGAACAGTTCCCCGTCGTCCGCCCCCTTCAGCGCATCGGCGACGATGGCTTCGGTGCGCGCCCGGTCGAGGCCGGCCTGGGTGAAGAAGAGGTCGTCGGTGACGGCGAGATTGGACATCGCGCACTCCGGGTATTCGAATGGGGCAGGGGAGCCGGACGGGAAGATTGCCGGGACGGCGGATTCGCTCCTGCATGAAGAGTGGCGTCGCCCGCGCCGGGGAACAAGCGCGCACAAGGGAGGGGGCGCGCCGGGCGTGCGGCGGCTTGCCGCCACGGCCTCCGCGCGATTGCGGACGGGGCCTCCGCCATCCATTTCCAACCCACGCGGAGATAGCACAAGGGTCACGGTGCGACGCGTAATCGCACACATCGTCC from Azospirillaceae bacterium encodes:
- the tldD gene encoding metalloprotease TldD gives rise to the protein MSNLAVTDDLFFTQAGLDRARTEAIVADALKGADDGELFLEYTQSEALVWDDGKLRSASFDVQQGFGLRAIAGEATGYAHASVLSEDAIRRAGDTVKAVRAGHSGTLATPPAGTNRRLYGDDNPLSQVPFADKVAVLAAVDAYARSRDPRVRQVSVSLSGEWQAVQILRPDGLRVADVRPLVRFNVSVVVGEGDRQESGSFGAGGRVSYGDYLRTETWQGQVDEALRQALVNLGSIPAPAGEMPIVLGPGWPGILLHEAIGHGLEGDFNRKKTSAFSGLLGQRVAAPGVTVVDDGTLERRRGSLTVDDEGTPSQCTTLIEDGILVGYMQDRLNARLMGVKPTGNGRRQSFAHHPMPRMTNTVMRPGAHTKDEVIASVKRGLYAVNFGGGQVDITSGKFVFSASEAYLIEDGRIGPAVKGATIIGNGPDALTKVTMVGNDTELDPGIGTCGKEGQGVPVGVGQPTLRIDGLTVGGTAA